One Perognathus longimembris pacificus isolate PPM17 chromosome 2, ASM2315922v1, whole genome shotgun sequence DNA segment encodes these proteins:
- the Flnc gene encoding filamin-C isoform X1, with translation MMNNSGYSDAAGLGLGDEADEMPSTEKDLAEDAPWKKIQQNTFTRWCNEHLKCVGKRLTDLQRDLSDGLRLIALLEVLSQKRMYRKFHPRPNFRQMKLENVSVALEFLEREHIKLVSIDSKAIVDGNLKLILGLIWTLILHYSISMPMWEDEDDEDARKQTPKQRLLGWIQNKVPQLPITNFNRDWQDGKALGALVDNCAPGLCPDWEAWDPNQPVQNAREAMQQADDWLGVPQVIAPEEIVDPNVDEHSVMTYLSQFPKAKLKPGAPVRSKQLNPKKAIAYGPGIEPQGNTVLQPAHFTVQTVDAGMGEVLVYIEDPEGHTEEAKVVPNNDKDRTYAVSYVPKVAGLHKVTVLFAGQNIERSPFEVNVGMALGDANKVSARGPGLEPVGNVANKPTYFDIYTAGAGTGDVAVVIVDPQGRQDTVEVALEDKGDSTFRCTYRPVMEGPHTVHVAFAGAPITRSPFPVHVAEACNPNACRASGRGLQPKGVRVKEVADFKVFTKGAGSGELKVTVKGPKGTEEPVKVREAGDGVFECEYYPVVPGKYVVTITWGGYAIPRSPFEVQVSPEAGTQKVRAWGPGLETGQVGKSADFVVEAIGTEVGTLGFSIEGPSQAKIECDDKGDGSCDVRYWPTEPGEYAVHVICDDEDIRDSPFIAHIQPAPPDCFPDKVKAFGPGLEPTGCIVDRPAEFTIDARAAGKGDLKLYAQDADGCPIDIKVIPNGDGTFRCSYVPTKPIKHTIIISWGGVNVPKSPFRVNVGEGSHPERVKVYGPGVEKTGLKANEPTYFTVDCSEAGQGDVSIGIKCAPGVVGPAEADIDFDIIKNDNDTFTVKYTPPGAGHYTIMVLFANQEIPASPFHIKVDPSHDASKVKAEGPGLNRTGVEVGKPTHFTVLTKGAGKAKLDVHFAGAAKGEAVRDFEIIDNHDYSYTVKYTAVQQGNMAVTVTYGGDPVPKSPFVVNVAPPLDLSKVKVQGLNSKVAVGQEQAFSVNTRGAGGQGQLDVRMTSPSRRPIPCKLEPGGGAEAQAVRYMPPEEGPYKVDITYDGHPVPGSPFAVEGVLPPDPSKVCAYGPGLKGGLVGTPAPFSIDTKGAGTGGLGLTVEGPCEAKIECQDNGDGSCAVSYLPTEPGEYTINILFAEAHIPGSPFKATIQPVFDPSKVRASGPGLERGKAGEAATFTVDCSEAGEAELTIEILSDAGVKAEVLIHNNADGTYHITYSPAFPGTYTITIKYGGHPIPKFPTRVHVQPAVDTSGVKVSGPGVEPHGVLREVTTEFTVDARSLTATGGNHVTARVLNPSGAKTDTYVTDNGDGTYRVQYTAYEEGVHLVEVLYDEVAVPKSPFRVGVTEGCDPTRVRAFGPGLEGGLVNKANRFTVETRGAGTGGLGLAIEGPSEAKMSCKDNKDGSCTVEYIPFTPGDYDVNITFGGRPIPGSPFRVPVKDVVDPGKVKCSGPGLGAGVRARVPQTFTVDCSQAGRAPLQVAVLGPTGVAEPVEVRDNGDGTHTVNYTPATDGPYTVGVKYADQEVPRSPFKIKVLPAHDASKVRASGPGLNASGIPASLPVEFTIDARDAGEGLLTVQILDPEGKPKKANIRDNGDGTYTVSYLPDMSGRYTITIKYGGDEIPYSPFRIHALPTGDASKCLVTVSIGGHGLGACLGPRIQIGEETVITVDAKAAGKGKVTCTVSTPDGAELDVDVVENHDGTFDIYYTAPEPGKYVITIRFGGEHIPNSPFHVLACDPLPRVEEPAEVLQLRQPYTPPRPGTCPPHWATEEPVVPLEPLESMLRPFNLVIPFTVQKGELTGEVRMPSGKTARPNITDNKDGTITVRYAPTEKGLHQMGIKYDGNHIPGSPLQFYVDAINSRHVSAYGPGLSHGMVNKPATFTIVTKDAGEGGLSLAVEGPSKAEITCKDNKDGTCTVSYLPTAPGDYSIIVRFDDKHIPGSPFTAKITGDDSMRTSQLNVGTSTDVSLKITESDLSQLTASIRAPSGNEEPCLLKRLPNRHIGISFTPKEVGEHVVSVRKSGKHVTNSPFKILVGPSEIGDASKVRVWGKGLSEGHTFQVAEFIVDTRNAGYGGLGLSIEGPSKVDINCEDMEDGTCKVTYCPTEPGTYIINIKFADKHVPGSPFTVKVTGEGRMKESITRRRQAPSIATIGSTCDLNLKIPGNWFQMVSAQERLTRTFTRSSHTYTRTERTEISKTRGGETKREVRVEESTQVGGDPFPAVFGDFLGRERLGSFGSITRQQEGEASSQDMTAQVTSPSGKTEAAEIVEGEDSAYSVRFVPQEMGPHTVAVKYRGQHVPGSPFQFTVGPLGEGGAHKVRAGGTGLERGVAGMPAEFSIWTREAGAGGLSIAVEGPSKAEIAFEDRKDGSCGVSYVVQEPGDYEVSIKFNDEHIPDSPFVVPVASLSDDARRLTVTSLQETGLKVNQPASFAVQLNGARGVIDARVHTPSGAVEECYVSELDSDKHTIRFIPHENGVHSIDVKFNGAHIPGSPFKIRVGEQSQAGDPGLVSAYGPGLEGGTTGVSSEFIVNTLNAGSGALSVTIDGPSKVQLDCRECPEGHVVTYTPMAPGNYLIAIKYGGPQHIVGSPFKAKVTGPRLSGGHSLHETSTVLVETVTKSSSSRGSSYSSIPKFSSDASKVVTRGPGLSQAFVGQKNSFTVDCSKAGTNMMMVGVHGPKTPCEEVYVKHMGNRVYNVTYTVKEKGDYILIVKWGDESVPGSPFKVNVP, from the exons ATGATGAACAACAGTGGCTACTCGGATGCCGCCGGCCTTGGCCTGGGCGACGAGGCGGACGAGATGCCGTCCACCGAGAAGGACCTGGCTGAGGACGCGCCGTGGAAGAAGATCCAGCAGAACACGTTCACGCGCTGGTGCAACGAGCACCTCAAGTGCGTGGGCAAGCGCCTGACCGACCTGCAGCGCGACCTCAGCGACGGGCTGCGCCTCATCGCGCTGCTCGAGGTGCTCAGCCAGAAGCGCATGTACCGCAAGTTCCACCCGCGCCCCAACTTCCGCCAGATGAAGCTGGAGAACGTATCCGTGGCCCTCGAGTTCCTGGAGCGCGAGCACATCAAGCTCGTGTCCATCG ACAGCAAGGCCATTGTGGATGGGAACCTGAAGCTGATTCTAGGCCTGATCTGGACACTGATTCTGCACTACTCCATCTCTATGCCCATGTgggaggatgaggatgatgaaGATGCCCGCAAACAGACACCCAAACAGCGTCTGCTTGGCTGGATCCAGAACAAGGTGCCCCAGCTGCCCATCACCAACTTCAATCGGGACTGGCAGGATGGCAAGGCTCTGGGTGCCCTGGTAGACAACTGTGCCCCCG GTCTCTGCCCTGACTGGGAGGCCTGGGACCCCAACCAGCCTGTGCAGAACGCCCGGGAGGCCATGCAACAAGCCGATGACTGGCTCGGGGTGCCCCAG GTGATTGCCCCTGAGGAGATTGTGGATCCCAATGTGGATGAACATTCTGTGATGACATACCTGTCCCAGTTCCCCAAGGCCAAGCTCAAACCCGGTGCCCCTGTTCGCTCCAAGCAGCTGAATCCCAAGAAAGCCATCGCCTATGGGCCTG GCATCGAACCCCAAGGCAACACCGTACTCCAGCCTGCCCACTTCACCGTGCAGACGGTGGATGCCGGTATGGGCGAGGTGCTGGTCTACATTGAGGACCCTGAGGGCCACACTGAGGAG GCCAAGGTGGTTCCCAACAATGACAAGGACCGCACATATGCCGTTTCCTATGTGCCCAAAGTTGCTGGGTTACACAAG GTGACTGTGCTGTTTGCTGGCCAGAATATTGAACGTAGCCCCTTTGAGGTGAATGTGGGCATGGCCCTGGGAGATGCCAACAAGGTGTCAGCTCGTGGGCCTGGCTTGGAGCCAGTGGGGAATGTGGCCAACAAACCCACCTACTTTGATATCTACACTGCAG GGGCTGGCACTGGTGATGTTGCCGTGGTGATCGTGGACCCACAGGGCCGGCAGGACACCGTGGAGGTAGCCCTGGAGGACAAGGGCGACAGCACATTCCGTTGCACATACAGGCCTGTGATGGAGGGACCACACACAGTTCATGTGGCCTTTGCCGGTGCCCCCATCACCCGCAGTCCTTTCCCCGTCCATGTGGCTGAAG cCTGTAACCCCAATGCCTGCCGTGCCTCTGGGCGAGGCCTACAGCCTAAAGGTGTGCGTGTGAAAGAGGTAGCTGACTTTAAGGTGTTCACCAAGGGTGCCGGCAGCGGGGAGCTCAAGGTCACAGTCAAGGGGCCAA AGGGCACAGAGGAGCCGGTGAAGGTGCGGGAAGCTGGAGATGGTGTGTTTGAGTGTGAATACTATCCCGTGGTGCCTGGGAAATACGTGGTGACCATTACATGGGGCGGCTATGCCATCCCCCGAAG TCCCTTTGAGGTCCAGGTGAGCCCAGAGGCGGGAACCCAGAAAGTGCGGGCCTGGGGCCCTGGTTTGGAGACTGGCCAAGTGGGCAAGTCAGCTGACTTTGTGGTGGAGGCCATTGGCACAGAAGTGGGGACTCTGG GCTTCTCCATTGAGGGGCCATCACAGGCCAAGATCGAGTGTGATGACAAGGGTGATGGCTCTTGTGACGTGCGGTATTGGCCCACGGAGCCTGGGGAGTACGCCGTGCATGTCATCTGTGATGACGAGGATATCCGTGACTCACCCTTCATCGCGCACATTCAGCCAGCCCCGCCAGATTGCTTCCCAGACAAG GTGAAGGCTTTTGGGCCTGGGTTGGAACCCACTGGCTGCATCGTGGACAGGCCTGCTGAGTTCACCATCGATGCCCGGGCTGCCGGCAAAGGAGACCTGAAACTCTATGCTCAG GATGCAGATGGCTGCCCCATCGACATCAAGGTGATCCCCAATGGCGATGGCACTTTCCGCTGCTCCTATGTGCCCACCAAGCCCATTAAGCATACCATCATCATCTCCTGGGGAGGTGTCAACGTACCCAAGAGCCCCTTCAGG GTGAATGTGGGAGAAGGCAGCCACCCCGAGCGGGTGAAGGTGTATGGTCCTGGTGTTGAGAAGACAGGCCTCAAGGCCAACGAGCCCACCTATTTCACAGTCGACTGCAGCGAGGCAGGGCAAG GTGATGTGAGCATTGGCATCAAGTGTGCCCCAGGTGTGGTGGGCCCTGCCGAGGCTGACATCGACTTCGACATTATCAAGAATGACAATGACACCTTCACAGTCAAGTACACTCCTCCAGGGGCTGGCCACTACACCATCATGGTGCTCTTTGCTAACCAG GAGATCCCTGCCAGCCCCTTCCACATCAAGGTAGACCCATCTCATGATGCCAGCAAGGTGAAGGCTGAGGGCCCTGGGCTGAACCGTACAG GTGTGGAAGTCGGGAAGCCCACTCACTTCACCGTGCTGACCAAGGGGGCCGGCAAGGCCAAGTTGGATGTGCACTTTGCTGGGGCAGCCAAGGGGGAGGCCGTGCGGGACTTTGAAATCATCGACAACCATGACTACTCCTACACTGTCAAGTACACTGCTGTCCAGCAG GGTAACATGGCAGTGACAGTGACTTATGGTGGAGACCCCGTCCCCAAAAGCCCCTTTGTGGTCAATGTGGCACCCCCACTCGACCtcagcaaagtcaaagttcaaggccTCAACAGCA AGGTGGCTGTGGGTCAGGAACAGGCATTCTCGGTGAACACACGAGGGGCTGGTGGCCAGGGGCAGCTGGATGTGAGGATGACCTCACCTTCTCGACGGCCAATCCCCTGCAAGCTGGAGCCAGGGGGTGGAGCTGAAGCCCAAGCTGTGCGCTACATGCCCCCTGAGGAGGGGCCCTACAAAGTGGACATCACCTATGATGGCCACCCGGTACCTGGCAGCCCATTTGCTGTGGAAGGTGTTCTGCCTCCTGACCCCTCCAAG GTCTGTGCTTATGGCCCTGGTCTCAAAGGAGGGCTTGTGGGCACCCCTGCACCCTTCTCCATTGACACCAAGGGGGCTGGCACAGGGGGTCTGGGGTTGACCGTGGAGGGCCCCTGCGAGGCCAAGATTGAGTGCCAGGACAATGGTGATGGCTCCTGCGCTGTCAGCTACCTGCCCACAGAGCCGGGCGAGTACACCATCAACATCCTGTTTGCTGAAGCCCACATCCCCGGCTCACCCTTCAAGGCTACCATCCAGCCTGTGTTCGACCCAAGCAAGGTGCGGGCCAGTGGGCCAGGCCTAGAGCGCGGCAAGGCTGGGGAGGCAGCCACATTCACTGTGGACTGCTCCGAAGCGGGTGAGGCGGAGCTGACCATTGAGATCCTATCCGACGCTGGTGTCAAGGCTGAGGTGCTGATCCACAACAACGCCGATGGCACCTACCACATCACCTACAGCCCTGCGTTTCCCGGCACCTACACCATCACCATCAAATATGGCGGCCACCCCATACCCAAATTCCCTACCCGTGTTCACGTGCAGCCAGCTGTTGATACCAGTGGGGTCAAGGTCTCGGGGCCTGGTGTGGAGCCACACG GCGTCCTGCGGGAGGTGACCACCGAGTTCACTGTGGATGCAAGGTCCCTAACAGCCACGGGTGGCAACCATGTGACAGCTCGTGTGCTCAACCCCTCGGGAGCTAAGACAGACACCTATGTGACAGACAATGGGGACGGCACCTACCGTGTGCAGTACACAGCCTATGAAGAGG GTGTGCATTTGGTGGAGGTGCTGTATGATGAGGTAGCTGTGCCCAAGAGCCCCTTCCGGGTGGGCGTGACTGAGGGCTGTGATCCCACCCGAGTCCGGGCCTTTGGGCCAGGCCTGGAGGGTGGCTTGGTCAACAAGGCCAACCGCTTCACTGTGGAAACCAG GGGAGCTGGCACCGGGGGCCTAGGCCTGGCCATTGAGGGCCCCTCAGAAGCCAAGATGTCCTGCAAGGACAACAAGGATGGCAGCTGCACTGTGGAGTACATCCCTTTCACCCCTGGAGACTATGACGTCAACATCACCTTTGGGGGGCGGCCCATCCCAG GGAGTCCATTCCGAGTGCCAGTGAAGGATGTGGTGGATCCTGGGAAAGTAAAGTGTTCCGGACCAGGGCTGGGGGCCGGCGTCAGAGCACGGGTACCCCAGACCTTTACAGTGGACTGCAGTCAAGCTGGCCGGGCCCCCCTGCAGGTGGCTGTGCTGGGCCCCACAG GCGTGGCTGAGCCTGTGGAGGTACGTGATAATGGGGATGGCACCCACACTGTCAACTACACCCCTGCCACGGATGGACCCTACACAGTAGGTGTCAAGTATGCTGACCAGGAGGTGCCGCGCAG CCCTTTCAAGATCAAAGTGCTTCCAGCCCATGATGCCAGCAAGGTGCGGGCGAGCGGCCCTGGCCTCAATGCCTCTGGCatccctgccagcctgcctgttgAGTTCACCATTGATGCTCGGGATGCTGGAGAGGGACTTCTCACTGTCCAGATCCTG GACCCTGAGGGTAAACCCAAGAAAGCCAACATCCGAGACAATGGGGATGGCACATACACTGTGTCCTACCTGCCAGACATGAGTGGCCGATACACCATCACCATCAAGTATGGCGGCGATGAGATCCCCTACTCACCCTTCCGCATCCATGCCCTGCCCACTGGGGATGCCAGCAAGTGCCTTGTCACAG TGTCCATTGGAGGCCATGGCCTAG GTGCCTGTCTGGGTCCCCGAATCCAAATCGGAGAGGAGACTGTGATCACAGTGGATGCCAAGGCAGCAGGCAAGGGGAAGGTGACCTGCACAGTGTCTACACCAGACGGAGCGGAACTGGATGTGGATGTGGTTGAGAACCATGATGGCACCTTTGACATCTACTACACAGCACCTGAGCCGGGGAAATATGTCATCACCATCCGCTTTGGGGGCGAACACATCCCCAACAGTCCCTTCCATGTGTTG GCGTGTGACCCCCTGCCCCGTGTGGAGGAGCCTGCTGAAGTACTACAGCTGCGCCAGCCCTACACCCCTCCCCGGCCTGGCACCTGCCCCCCACACTGG GCCACAGAGGAACCCGTGGTGCCCTTGGAGCCTTTGGAGTCCATGCTGAGGCCCTTCAACCTGGTCATCCCCTTCACTGTGCAGAAAGGGGAACTCACAG GAGAGGTGCGGATGCCCTCTGGGAAGACTGCCCGACCCAACATTACCGACAACAAGGATGGCACCATCACGGTGAGATACGCACCCACTGAGAAGGGCCTGCACCAGATGGGCATCAAGTACGATGGCAACCACATCCCTG GGAGCCCCCTGCAGTTCTATGTGGATGCCATCAATAGCCGCCACGTCAGTGCCTACGGACCAGGCCTGAGCCATGGCATGGTCAATAAGCCAGCTACCTTTACCATCGTCACCAAGGATGCTGGGGAAG GGGGTCTGTCACTGGCTGTGGAGGGCCCATCCAAGGCAGAGATCACCTGCAAGGACAACAAGGATGGTACCTGCACCGTGTCCTACCTGCCCACAGCACCTGGAGACTACAGCATCATTGTTCGTTTTGATGACAAGCACATCCCAGGAAGCCCCTTCACAGCCAAGATCACAG GTGATGACTCCATGAGAACCTCGCAGCTGAATGTGGGCACTTCCACCGATGTGTCGCTGAAGATCACCGAAAGTGACCTGAGCCAGCTGACGGCCAGCATCCGTGCCCCCTCGGGCAATGAGGAGCCCTGTCTGCTGAAGCGGCTGCCTAACCGGCACATTG GGATCTCCTTCACCCCCAAGGAGGTTGGGGAACACGTGGTGAGCGTGCGTAAAAGTGGCAAGCACGTCACCAACagccccttcaagatcttggtgGGGCCATCAGAGATCGGGGATGCCAGCAAAGTTCGAGTCTGGGGCAAGGGCCTTTCTGAAGGCCACACCTTCCAGGTGGCAGAGTTCATCGTGGACACTCGGAATGCAG GTTATGGGGGCCTAGGGTTGAGTATTGAAGGCCCTAGCAAAGTGGACATCAACTGTGAGGACATGGAGGATGGCACGTGTAAAGTCACCTACTGCCCCACGGAGCCTGGCACCTACATCATCAACATCAAGTTTGCTGACAAGCATGTGCCTG gaaGCCCCTTCACCGTGAAGGTGACAGGTGAGGGCCGCATGAAGGAAAGCATCACCCGCCGTAGGCAGGCACCCTCCATTGCCACCATCGGTAGCACCTGTGACCTCAACCTCAAGATCCCAG GGAACTGGTTCCAGATGGTGTCTGCCCAGGAGCGGCTGACACGCACCTTCACACGCAGCAGCCACACATACACCCGCACCGAGAGGACGGAGATCAGCAAGACTCGGGGTGGGGAGACCAAACGCGAGGTGCGCGTGGAGGAGTCCACCCAGGTTGGCGGGGACCCCTTCCCTGCTGTTTTCGGGGACTTCCTGGGCCGGGAGCGCCTGGGCTCCTTCGGCAGCATCACTCGGCAGCAGGAGG GTGAGGCCAGCTCTCAGGACATGACCGCACAGGTGACCAGCCCATCAGGCAAGACAGAAGCTGCGGAGATCGTGGAAGGAGAGGACAGCGCATACAGTGTGCGCTTTGTGCCCCAGGAGATGGGGCCCCACACCGTCGCTGTCAAGTACCGTGGCCAGCACGTACCTGGCAGCCCCTTCCAGTTCACTGTGGGGCCACTGGGTGAAGGGGGTGCCCACAAAGTGAGGGCTGGAGGCACAGGCCTGGAGCGAGGTGTGGCTGGCATGCCAG CTGAGTTCAGCATCTGGACCCGAGAAGCAGGTGCCGGGGGTCTGTCCATTGCTGTGGAGGGTCCCAGCAAGGCCGAGATTGCATTTGAGGACCGCAAAGATGGCTCCTGTGGTGTCTCCTATGTTGTGCAGGAGCCAG GTGACTATGAAGTGTCCATCAAGTTCAACGATGAGCACATCCCCGACAGCCCATTTGTGGTCCCGGTGGCCTCCCTCTCGGATGACGCTCGCCGGCTGACAGTCACCAGTCTCCAG GAGACAGGGCTCAAGGTGAACCAGCCAGCGTCCTTTGCGGTGCAGCTGAACGGAGCTCGGGGCGTGATTGATGCTAGGGTGCACACGCCCTCAGGAGCCGTGGAGGAGTGCTATGTCTCTGAGCTGGACAGTG ACAAACATACCATCCGATTCATCCCCCATGAGAATGGCGTCCACTCTATCGATGTCAAGTTCAATGGTGCCCATATCCCAGGAAGCCCTTTCAAAATACGTGTTGGGGAACAGAGCCAGGCTGGGGACCCAGGCTTGGTGTCAGCCTATGGCCCTGGGCTCGAGGGAGGCACCACTG GTGTGTCATCGGAGTTCATCGTAAACACCCTGAATGCCGGCTCAGGGGCCTTGTCTGTCACCATTGATGGTCCCTCCAAGGTGCAGCTGGACTGTCGGGAGTGTCCTGAGGGTCACGTGGTCACTTATACTCCCATGGCTCCTGGCAACTACCTCATTGCCATCAAGTACGGTGGCCCCCAGCACATTGTAGGCAGTCCTTTCAAAGCCAAGGTTACAG GTCCCAGGCTGTCTGGAGGCCATAGCCTTCACGAAACATCCACGGTTCTGGTGGAGACTGTGACCAAGTCCTCCTCCAGCCGGGGCTCCAGCTACAGCTCCATCCCCAAGTTCTCCTCCGATGCCAGCAAGGTGGTGACGCGAGGCCCCGGGCTATCCCAGGCCTTTGTGGGTCAGAAGAACTCCTTCACTGTGGACTGCAGCAAAGCAG GCACCAACATGATGATGGTGGGTGTGCACGGGCCCAAGACCCCCTGTGAGGAGGTATATGTGAAGCACATGGGGAACCGTGTGTACAATGTCACCTACACTGTCAAGGAGAAAGGGGACTATATCCTCATTGTCAAGTGGGGTGACGAAAGTGTCCCCGGAAGCCCTTTCAAAGTCAATGTGCCCTGA